A section of the Nitrospirota bacterium genome encodes:
- the glgB gene encoding 1,4-alpha-glucan branching protein GlgB, producing MNELTTNKMAAVIAGVSLFSEEDIYLFKEGNHFRLYDKLGSHLMKADGKDGTLFAVWAPNAEKVSVIGDFNGWDKSSHQLFPRWDGSGIWEGFIPGLLKETVYKYHIVSKFNDYSVDKGDPFAVSSERAPRTASRIWELDYKWEDSGWMKERHKKNALDAPYSIYEVHLGSWRRVPEDGNRYLTYRETAHQLAEYVKEMGFTHVELLPVMEHPFYGSWGYQTVGYFAPTSRYGTPQDFMYMIDHLHQNGIGVILDWVPSHFPSDAHGLSYFDGTCLFEHSDPKKGFHQEWKSYIFNYGRNEVRNFLISSALFWLDKYHIDGIRVDAVASMLYLDYARKEGEWIPNIYGGNEDLEAVSFLKRFNEAVYTAFPDVQTIAEESTAWPMVSKPVYVGGLGFGMKWNMGWMHDTLKYFSHDPVHRKYQHNQITFSIWYSFFENFVLPISHDEVVHGKGALIGKMPGDEWQSSANLRLLLGYMYGHPGKKLLFMGCEFAQWKEWEHNESLEWHALQYPSHQGIQKWVKDLNHLYMREPSLHEIDFSNEGFEWIDSQNWEESILVFTRKGRSSGDIFLVVCNLTPVPRFNYRVGVPRGGWWRELLNSDAPIYGGSGLGNSGGANADEAPMHGKGCSLSLTLPPLSVLFFKS from the coding sequence AGGGGAACCACTTCAGGCTTTATGACAAGCTCGGTTCACACCTGATGAAGGCTGACGGCAAGGACGGGACGCTCTTTGCCGTATGGGCTCCGAATGCGGAGAAGGTTTCGGTCATAGGCGATTTCAATGGATGGGATAAATCGTCTCATCAGCTCTTTCCGCGCTGGGACGGCTCGGGCATATGGGAGGGCTTCATTCCCGGCCTCTTAAAGGAGACTGTTTACAAATACCACATCGTCTCAAAGTTCAATGATTACAGCGTGGACAAAGGCGATCCTTTTGCTGTTTCATCTGAACGCGCGCCCAGAACCGCTTCGCGGATATGGGAACTGGATTATAAATGGGAAGACAGCGGATGGATGAAAGAGAGACACAAGAAGAACGCGCTTGACGCGCCTTATTCCATATACGAAGTCCACCTCGGTTCGTGGAGGCGCGTGCCTGAAGATGGGAACAGATACCTGACATACCGGGAGACAGCGCATCAGCTCGCGGAATATGTAAAGGAGATGGGCTTTACCCATGTTGAACTTCTGCCTGTAATGGAGCACCCGTTCTACGGTTCATGGGGATACCAGACGGTCGGATACTTCGCACCAACCAGCAGGTACGGCACACCACAGGATTTCATGTATATGATCGACCATCTCCATCAGAACGGCATTGGCGTAATTCTCGACTGGGTACCTTCGCACTTCCCGTCTGACGCGCACGGGCTTTCATATTTTGACGGCACCTGTCTCTTTGAGCATTCAGACCCGAAGAAGGGTTTTCACCAGGAATGGAAGAGCTACATCTTTAATTACGGCAGGAACGAGGTGAGAAATTTCCTGATAAGCAGCGCCCTCTTCTGGCTCGATAAATATCACATCGACGGGATAAGGGTGGATGCAGTTGCTTCGATGCTCTATCTCGACTACGCGAGGAAGGAAGGCGAATGGATACCGAATATATACGGCGGAAATGAAGACCTGGAGGCGGTCAGTTTTTTGAAGAGATTCAACGAAGCGGTTTATACAGCCTTCCCGGATGTTCAGACCATTGCCGAAGAGTCAACAGCCTGGCCCATGGTCTCAAAGCCTGTTTACGTAGGCGGCCTCGGGTTCGGGATGAAATGGAATATGGGGTGGATGCATGACACGCTGAAATATTTTTCCCACGACCCTGTCCACCGTAAATATCAGCATAACCAGATCACCTTCAGCATCTGGTATTCATTTTTTGAGAACTTCGTCCTGCCGATCTCGCATGACGAGGTCGTTCACGGCAAGGGAGCGCTCATCGGCAAGATGCCGGGAGATGAGTGGCAGAGCTCGGCAAACCTCAGGCTTCTCTTAGGGTACATGTACGGCCATCCGGGGAAGAAACTCCTCTTCATGGGATGCGAGTTTGCACAGTGGAAAGAGTGGGAGCATAATGAGAGCCTTGAATGGCACGCGCTTCAATACCCTTCACATCAGGGGATACAGAAATGGGTGAAGGATCTGAACCATCTTTACATGAGAGAGCCGTCGCTTCATGAGATAGACTTTTCAAACGAGGGGTTTGAATGGATCGATTCTCAGAACTGGGAAGAGAGCATCCTGGTCTTCACCAGAAAGGGAAGGTCATCCGGCGATATATTTCTGGTTGTGTGCAACCTCACTCCCGTACCGAGATTTAACTACCGTGTGGGAGTCCCGAGAGGGGGCTGGTGGAGAGAACTTTTAAACAGCGACGCCCCGATATACGGCGGAAGCGGCCTTGGGAATTCCGGCGGAGCCAACGCTGACGAGGCCCCCATGCACGGAAAAGGCTGCTCTCTTTCTTTGACATTGCCTCCGCTCAGCGTTTTATTCTTTAAGAGCTGA
- a CDS encoding DUF3536 domain-containing protein has product MDRYICIHGHFYQPPRENPWLEEVELQDGAYPYHDWNERITAECYAPNAASRILDPEERIIEIVNVYSKSSFNFGPSLLTWLQRRKPDVYEAILEADRLSIGRFSGHGSAIAQAYSHMILPLANKRDMRTQIIWGIKDFEKRFKRFPEGMWLPETAVNTETLEVLAELGIKFTILSPRQAQRIRKRDTPNWLDVSGERIDPTMPYLCMLPSGRSINIFFYDGPIAQEVSFANLLKNGEGFANKLLSAFNSQRNRPQLVHIATDGENYGHHHRFGDMALSYCLHYIESNSLAKITNYGEYLAKHPPTHVVEIYENSSWSCIHGVERWRSSCGCNTGMHHDWNQKWRRPLRDAMDSLRDTLVQVFENEASNYFKDPWGARNGYIDAVFDRSVPNVEKYLESHASKKLAKDEKVKALGLLEMQRNAMLMYTSCGWFFDDVSGIEGVQIMQYASRAMQYAEDIFGLKLEPEYLKKLGETPSNVFGNAAKVYDLYVKPARTDLLRVGAHYGISSFFERYNSHIELFCYLAENVAYNKTEAGKLKLATGKAVIRSNITWEEKTINFAVLHLGDHNISGGAEDFIGDEDFSAMQNELHTAFDRGDMHEVIRFMDKHFGGNIYSIWHLFKDEQRKILNQILRLTYESIEASYRQIYENHYAVMNFFHSLHVRLPRPFAAATEYILNTDLKKIFDTGEELDLEKLKSLADEALKWSLKIDSATIGFSISSWVNNLMEKLSHDPEDLRLFELIDNAFRILNPLSLAMDLWKAQNLYFMISRKTYITMKERAKGGDEFAKRWVEAFRKLGYYLHIKVT; this is encoded by the coding sequence ATGGATAGATACATCTGCATACACGGACATTTCTACCAGCCGCCGCGAGAAAACCCATGGCTTGAAGAGGTTGAGCTTCAGGACGGGGCATATCCGTATCATGACTGGAACGAGAGGATAACCGCTGAATGCTACGCCCCGAACGCCGCGTCCCGCATACTCGACCCGGAAGAAAGGATTATCGAGATAGTCAATGTCTATTCAAAGAGCAGCTTCAACTTCGGCCCTTCCCTCCTGACATGGCTGCAGAGGCGCAAGCCTGATGTCTATGAGGCGATACTTGAGGCGGACAGGCTGAGTATAGGAAGATTCTCAGGCCACGGCTCTGCCATTGCTCAGGCATACAGCCACATGATACTGCCTCTTGCCAATAAACGTGACATGCGCACACAGATAATCTGGGGGATAAAGGATTTTGAGAAACGGTTCAAGAGGTTTCCCGAAGGCATGTGGCTTCCGGAGACCGCGGTCAATACAGAGACGCTTGAAGTGCTCGCTGAGCTCGGAATAAAGTTCACCATTCTTTCGCCTCGTCAGGCGCAAAGGATACGCAAAAGAGACACCCCGAATTGGCTTGATGTAAGCGGTGAAAGGATAGACCCGACGATGCCGTATCTCTGCATGCTCCCGTCAGGCAGAAGCATTAACATCTTTTTCTATGACGGCCCTATCGCGCAGGAGGTCTCTTTCGCGAACCTGCTGAAGAACGGCGAGGGCTTTGCCAACAAACTGCTCTCCGCATTTAACAGCCAGAGAAACCGGCCTCAGCTTGTGCATATCGCCACTGATGGAGAGAACTACGGGCACCACCACCGCTTCGGAGACATGGCGCTCTCTTACTGCCTGCATTATATCGAGTCAAACAGCCTCGCAAAGATAACAAATTACGGCGAGTATCTTGCAAAACACCCGCCGACACATGTAGTTGAGATATATGAAAACTCTTCATGGAGCTGCATCCATGGCGTTGAAAGATGGAGAAGCAGCTGCGGGTGCAACACAGGGATGCATCATGACTGGAACCAGAAGTGGAGAAGGCCGTTAAGGGACGCGATGGACAGCCTCAGGGACACTCTCGTTCAGGTTTTTGAGAATGAGGCGTCAAATTACTTTAAAGACCCGTGGGGCGCGAGGAACGGTTACATAGACGCGGTATTTGACAGGTCTGTGCCGAATGTAGAGAAGTATCTTGAAAGCCATGCGAGCAAAAAACTTGCCAAAGATGAAAAGGTGAAGGCCCTCGGCCTTCTTGAGATGCAGAGAAACGCCATGCTCATGTACACGAGCTGCGGCTGGTTCTTTGATGATGTATCAGGCATTGAGGGAGTTCAGATAATGCAGTATGCCTCAAGGGCTATGCAATACGCAGAGGACATCTTCGGGCTTAAACTTGAGCCTGAATACCTGAAGAAACTCGGCGAGACCCCGAGCAACGTCTTCGGGAACGCCGCAAAAGTCTATGACCTCTACGTAAAACCGGCAAGGACCGACCTGCTCAGGGTTGGCGCGCACTACGGCATCTCCTCCTTCTTTGAGAGATACAATTCACACATAGAGTTGTTCTGCTACCTCGCGGAAAACGTGGCATATAACAAAACAGAAGCAGGCAAGCTGAAGCTCGCCACCGGAAAGGCGGTCATACGATCCAATATAACATGGGAAGAAAAGACTATAAATTTCGCCGTGCTCCATCTCGGCGACCACAATATCAGCGGCGGGGCTGAAGATTTTATCGGGGATGAAGACTTCTCAGCCATGCAGAACGAGCTGCATACCGCGTTTGACAGAGGCGATATGCATGAGGTCATAAGGTTCATGGACAAGCATTTCGGCGGCAACATCTATTCGATCTGGCACCTCTTTAAAGACGAGCAGAGAAAGATCCTGAACCAGATACTGCGTCTGACATATGAAAGCATCGAGGCCTCCTACCGCCAGATATATGAGAACCACTACGCAGTAATGAACTTCTTTCACAGCCTGCACGTCAGGCTGCCAAGGCCTTTTGCAGCCGCAACAGAGTATATACTCAATACCGACCTTAAAAAGATCTTTGATACCGGGGAAGAACTTGACCTTGAGAAGCTGAAGAGTTTGGCGGATGAGGCTTTAAAATGGTCTCTGAAGATAGACTCCGCAACGATCGGCTTCTCGATCAGCTCATGGGTAAATAACCTCATGGAGAAACTCAGCCATGACCCTGAAGACCTGCGCCTCTTTGAATTGATAGATAACGCATTCAGGATACTGAACCCCTTATCACTGGCCATGGACCTCTGGAAGGCGCAAAACCTGTACTTCATGATCTCCAGAAAAACATACATCACCATGAAAGAGAGGGCCAAAGGCGGCGATGAATTCGCAAAGAGATGGGTAGAGGCATTTAGAAAGTTAGGCTATTATCTTCATATCAAGGTCACCTGA
- the malQ gene encoding 4-alpha-glucanotransferase encodes MMKRGSGILLHVTSLPSAYGIGDLGPAAYLFADFLAQAGQRYWQILPLTPICPAYGNSPYSSFSAFAGNHLLISPELMARDGFLAESDIQNPPAFPKDRVDYNKAAEYKDALFSLAFEKIKDALLHHHDFQSFCRENAYWLDDYCLFVSIKKHFNGIDWSRWPEELKDRNEDALSEWAGRSGGMILKLKFLQYLFFRQWQSLKNHCEGRGIKIFGDIPIYVNYDSSDVWANPDIFTLDEEKKPSLVAGVPPDYFSETGQLWGHPLYNWDALKESGYSWWIKRIEHNLKLLHLFRLDHFRGFVGYWAVQAGEKTAVNGRWIAAPADDFFNTLLKHLPRLPIIAEDLGIITPDVTEIMNRFGFPGMKVLLFAFGEDIAANPYAPHNHVKNCVVYTGTHDNNTIKGWFKNEVDAEGKKRISDYIGHKASLRTIHNEIIRIAMMSVADTVIIPMQDILGLGEKERMNIPGITLGNWEWRLSAEQLTPALIKHMNDMAKLYGRSSV; translated from the coding sequence CTGATGAAACGCGGCAGCGGCATCCTTCTTCATGTCACATCCCTCCCTTCAGCCTATGGCATAGGAGACCTCGGGCCGGCTGCTTATTTATTCGCTGACTTTCTTGCTCAGGCAGGGCAGAGATACTGGCAGATACTCCCGCTGACCCCGATATGCCCGGCGTATGGAAATTCCCCTTACAGCAGTTTTTCCGCGTTTGCAGGAAATCACCTTCTGATAAGCCCTGAACTAATGGCAAGGGACGGCTTTCTCGCTGAGTCTGACATCCAAAACCCTCCGGCATTTCCCAAGGACAGGGTGGATTACAACAAAGCCGCTGAATACAAAGACGCGTTATTCAGCCTTGCCTTTGAAAAAATAAAAGATGCCCTGCTTCACCATCATGATTTCCAGAGTTTTTGCCGGGAGAACGCATACTGGCTTGATGACTACTGCCTTTTCGTTTCAATAAAAAAACACTTTAACGGCATCGACTGGAGCAGATGGCCTGAGGAACTGAAGGACAGAAATGAAGATGCTTTAAGTGAATGGGCAGGAAGATCAGGCGGCATGATATTGAAGTTGAAATTCCTGCAGTATCTCTTTTTCAGGCAGTGGCAGTCCTTGAAGAATCACTGCGAAGGCAGAGGCATAAAGATATTCGGGGACATCCCGATCTATGTAAATTATGACAGCTCGGATGTATGGGCAAACCCGGACATATTCACGTTGGATGAAGAGAAGAAGCCCTCGCTTGTCGCAGGCGTGCCTCCTGATTATTTCAGTGAGACAGGCCAGTTATGGGGCCATCCGCTTTATAACTGGGACGCGCTTAAAGAGAGCGGATACTCATGGTGGATAAAAAGGATAGAGCACAATCTGAAGCTCCTTCACCTCTTCAGGCTTGACCATTTCCGGGGTTTTGTCGGCTACTGGGCGGTTCAGGCAGGCGAGAAGACGGCTGTTAACGGAAGATGGATCGCTGCTCCTGCTGATGATTTCTTTAACACGCTCTTAAAACATCTGCCGCGACTACCCATCATTGCCGAAGACCTCGGTATCATCACCCCTGATGTGACAGAGATAATGAACAGGTTCGGGTTCCCCGGCATGAAGGTGCTTCTTTTCGCCTTCGGGGAAGATATTGCTGCCAACCCGTATGCTCCGCACAACCACGTCAAAAACTGCGTGGTCTACACCGGCACTCATGACAACAACACGATCAAGGGATGGTTCAAAAATGAGGTGGATGCTGAAGGGAAAAAGAGGATATCCGATTATATCGGCCATAAGGCATCATTAAGAACTATCCACAATGAGATCATCAGGATTGCCATGATGTCTGTCGCAGACACGGTTATCATCCCGATGCAGGATATTCTCGGCCTCGGTGAAAAAGAGAGGATGAACATACCCGGTATTACGTTAGGCAACTGGGAATGGAGGCTTTCAGCAGAACAGTTGACCCCTGCACTTATAAAACATATGAACGACATGGCCAAGCTGTATGGAAGGTCATCTGTATGA